The Porites lutea chromosome 11, jaPorLute2.1, whole genome shotgun sequence genome includes a region encoding these proteins:
- the LOC140952438 gene encoding E3 ubiquitin-protein ligase TRIM56-like, whose protein sequence is MASTELECPVCRENFDDEDLCPRLLSCGHTFCSGCLERIFVYTIRCPTCSHVDTPSAGVAGLRKNYYLLGLINSVPHHGGAEGLPICEFCENNHPANSYCLDCDEDMCRDAGRFHTRNKTSCGHRIVSLESSAVECSKHNEKFRLFDVKRDCMICRSCFTSFRDRHVVSLAEAGSKCKVKLEELATKARSRAEFIKAVEARVKDASLDAKTSCDKQRDQIEGVFQELRTAITTREEILVNELEQLQKSKEAILTEQQERVCQFRKDIESTVRDVLKRVQSLDNANLLATSSDLEATLAALEKQPHPVLEPEAQLKQFVPVFTFDDQRLQSVQDAIKTLGTVIDQGDKSERRRLIFLKPQWHLLKYLNVLSVVSFMIMKIFSLGYSVAVTPSVPAA, encoded by the exons ATGGCATCTACGGAACTTGAGTGTCCAGTCTGCCGCGAGAATTTTGATGACGAAGATCTCTGTCCCCGACTGCTGAGTTGTGGTCACACTTTTTGCTCAGGCTGCTTGGAACGCATATTTGTTTACACCATCCGCTGCCCCACATGCAGTCATGTTGACACACCATCAGCTGGAGTGGCGGGATtgagaaagaattattatttattaggcCTCATTAATTCCGTACCTCATCATGGAGGAGCTGAAGGTTTGCCCATTTGTGAATTTTGCGAAAATAATCATCCTGCGAACTCTTATTGCTTGGACTGTGACGAGGATATGTGCAGGGATGCAGGTAGATTTCACACTCGTAACAAAACAAGTTGTGGCCATCGTATTGTCTCCTTGGAGTCGTCCGCTGTTGAGTGCTCGAAACATAACGAGAAATTCCGTTTATTTGATGTCAAGCGCGATTGTATGATCTGTAGGAGCTGCTTTACCAGTTTCCGGGATCGCCATGTTGTGTCTCTAGCCGAAGCTGGTTCAAAATGTAAAGTGAAATTGGAAGAACTTGCTACTAAAGCCAGATCTAGGGCTGAGTTTATCAAAGCCGTAGAAGCACGTGTAAAGGATGCGAGTCTTGATGCAAAAACTTCCTGTGACAAACAGCGTGATCAAATTGAGGGTGTATTCCAAGAG CTTCGTACTGCCATCACTACAAGGGAGGAAATTTTGGTAAATGAGTTGGAACAGTTACAAAAAAGCAAGGAAGCTATCCTCACAGAGCAGCAAGAACGTGTATGCCAATTCCGAAAAGATATAGAAAGTACCGTCAGAGATGTTTTGAAGCGAGTCCAGTCATTAGATAATGCCAATCTGCTCGCCACCAGCTCCGATTTAGAGGCGACGCTCGCTGCCTTGGAAAAGCAACCCCACCCTGTACTTGAACCAGAGGCACAACTGAAACAATTTGTTCCGGTGTTTACATTTGATGACCAGAGATTGCAGTCCGTGCAGGACGCCATTAAAACGTTGGGTACAGTCATTGACCAAGGTGATAAGTCTGAAAGGAGGCGTCTTATATTTCTtaa
- the LOC140952441 gene encoding tripartite motif-containing protein 2-like: protein MCKIAAGFHTRNKTSRGHRVVSLEPSAVSVKCSKHDEQFCLFDVRRNCMICRSCFTGFRGRQVVSLAEAGSKCKEKLEGRATRARSRAEVIKAAEEGVKKASLDVKASCDKERARIESVFKELRTAIETREKILLNELQQVYNRKTLILTEQRNRLREYQENIESTVKDVLSTIRSLDNANLLDASANLESTLVAMEKQSFMLEPEAQCVPEFNLNHRRLQYLQDGVNRLGTVSDKSTYAETTTASGSGLERAKRGEEESFTIIAFDAQGLQRTVGGDAFAVELKTGSREKIRVNVRDEKNGSYVVTYTIPSGAKRVDYTLSVRLRGVHIQGSPFAVHIASSLRGKTCKAFSNVASKLTQR from the exons ATGTGCAAGATTGCAGCTGGATTTCACACTCGTAACAAGACCAGTCGTGGCCATCGTGTTGTCTCCTTGGAACCGTCCGCTGTATCTGTAAAGTGCTCGAAACATGACGAGCAATTCTGTTTATTTGATGTCAGGCGTAATTGTATGATCTGTAGGAGCTGCTTTACCGGTTTCCGGGGTCGCCAAGTTGTGTCTCTGGCCGAAGCCGGTTCGAAATGTAAAGAGAAATTGGAAGGACGTGCCACTAGAGCCAGATCTAGAGCTGAGGTAATCAAAGCCGCAGAAGAAGGTGTAAAGAAAGCGAGTCTTGATGTGAAAGCGTCTTGCGACAAAGAGCGTGCTCGAATTGAAAGTGTATTCAAAGAG CTTCGTACTGCCATCGaaacaagagagaaaattttgttgaatgAGTTGCAACAAGTATACAATAGGAAGACGCTTATCCTGACAGAGCAGCGGAACCGCCTACGCGAATATCAAGAAAATATAGAGAGTACCGTCAAAGATGTTTTGTCGACCATCCGATCATTGGACAATGCCAATCTCCTTGACGCCAGCGCCAATTTAGAGTCCACGCTCGTTGCCATGGAAAAGCAATCCTTCATGCTTGAGCCTGAGGCACAATGTGTTCCGGAGTTTAACCTTAATCATCGTAGACTGCAATACTTGCAGGACGGTGTCAACAGGTTGGGTACAGTCAGCGATAAGTCGACCTATGCAGAAACCACCACTGCTAGTGGCTCAGGACTGGAGCGCGCAAAACGAGGAGAGGAGGAATCTTTCACTATCATTGCTTTTGACGCTCAAGGTCTCCAACGTACCGTGGGTGGAGACGCTTTTGCAGTAGAGCTTAAAACCGGATCACGAGAGAAAATTAGAGTGAATGTTAGGGACGAAAAAAATGGTAGTTACGTAGTTACTTACACTATTCCTTCAGGTGCTAAACGAGTTGATTACACATTGAGCGTTCGTTTGCGAGGTGTTCACATCCAAGGCAGCCCTTTTGCTGTACATATAGCATCATCACTACGCGGCAAGACTTGCAAAGCGTTTTCGAATGTAGCTAGTAAACTCACTCAGCGTTGA